From Aristaeella lactis, the proteins below share one genomic window:
- a CDS encoding flavodoxin: MSKIAVIYWSGTGNTQAMAEAVAAGAKEAGAEADLLTCADVSDISAYDAAALGCPAMGAEELEDSEFLPMLESIEPALAGKKVALFGSYGWGDGEWMRSWEARCADKGITLAVTSVMANEAPDDAAVTACKELGKALA; encoded by the coding sequence ATGAGTAAAATCGCGGTGATCTATTGGAGCGGCACCGGCAACACGCAGGCCATGGCTGAAGCGGTTGCGGCTGGCGCAAAGGAAGCCGGCGCGGAAGCGGATCTGCTGACCTGCGCGGATGTGAGCGACATCTCCGCCTACGACGCGGCGGCACTGGGATGCCCGGCTATGGGTGCGGAAGAGCTGGAAGACAGCGAATTCCTGCCGATGCTGGAAAGCATTGAGCCGGCACTGGCCGGAAAGAAAGTCGCACTGTTCGGCTCCTACGGCTGGGGCGACGGTGAATGGATGCGCTCCTGGGAAGCCCGCTGCGCGGACAAAGGCATTACCCTGGCTGTAACCAGCGTAATGGCGAATGAGGCTCCGGATGACGCGGCTGTGACAGCCTGCAAGGAGCTTGGTAAAGCACTGGCATAA
- a CDS encoding FtsX-like permease family protein → MTRRRMFLRMITASLLRRRSRMLIALLSIGIGATILAGLVTIYVDVPRQMGAQFRSFGANMLLLSDEGKSMTKDQLDGALEKIDAEQLVGAAPYRYVRVDMTTRQQSFTAAGTDFSQITKTSPYFSVDGRYPEKTREVLVGKEIAETIGARIGSDMELTWQPSAGEMTGDPAEDRKPGAVLTGSAEGWSGGKVYVTARLDNESRIASLTIDAGTQTPEIGGLAQTDEAFNAQFIGKALPLNLGGDVDALSGATVTSTAVVDALNTARNAESSVTARTVKCTVSGILTTGGEEEAYVFMSLEDMANLTGEDKVDVAELSVSASAEELEAYTEKISAETEGVKARLVKRVTRSETAVLGKLQSLVFLVTAVVLVLTMICVSTTMMAVVSERRREIGLRKALGASDGSIRAEFLGEGVFLGLLGGLLGGLLGFVFAQVVSVNVFGSSITFQPLLLPAAVIVSIAVAALSCLQPIKRAVAIDPAIVLKDE, encoded by the coding sequence ATGACAAGACGCAGAATGTTCCTGAGAATGATCACTGCCTCGCTGCTCCGGCGGCGCAGCCGGATGCTGATCGCGCTGCTGTCCATCGGCATCGGCGCGACAATCCTGGCAGGCCTGGTGACAATATATGTGGACGTACCCCGGCAGATGGGAGCCCAGTTCCGTTCCTTCGGCGCGAATATGCTGCTGCTTTCCGATGAGGGAAAGAGCATGACGAAGGATCAGCTGGACGGAGCCCTGGAAAAGATTGACGCGGAACAGCTGGTTGGCGCGGCTCCTTACCGCTACGTGCGGGTGGACATGACCACGCGCCAGCAGTCCTTTACAGCGGCAGGTACGGATTTCAGCCAGATTACGAAAACGAGCCCCTACTTCAGCGTGGACGGCCGGTATCCGGAAAAGACCCGGGAGGTGCTGGTAGGCAAGGAGATTGCGGAAACCATCGGCGCGCGGATCGGATCGGACATGGAACTGACCTGGCAGCCGTCTGCCGGCGAAATGACCGGCGATCCGGCCGAAGACCGGAAACCCGGCGCGGTGCTGACCGGAAGTGCGGAGGGCTGGAGCGGCGGCAAGGTCTACGTGACCGCCCGGCTGGACAATGAGTCCCGGATTGCCTCCCTGACCATTGACGCGGGAACCCAGACGCCGGAGATCGGCGGGCTGGCACAGACGGACGAAGCCTTCAATGCCCAGTTTATCGGGAAGGCACTGCCGCTGAACCTGGGCGGGGACGTGGATGCGCTCAGCGGTGCCACGGTGACCTCCACGGCGGTGGTGGACGCCCTGAACACAGCCCGGAATGCGGAAAGCAGTGTAACGGCACGGACGGTGAAATGCACGGTGTCCGGCATCCTGACCACGGGCGGTGAAGAAGAAGCTTACGTGTTTATGAGCCTGGAGGATATGGCAAACCTGACAGGCGAAGACAAGGTGGACGTGGCGGAACTGAGCGTGAGCGCTTCGGCGGAGGAGCTGGAAGCCTATACAGAAAAGATTTCCGCGGAGACGGAGGGCGTCAAAGCCCGGCTGGTCAAGCGGGTGACGCGGTCCGAAACGGCGGTGCTCGGTAAGCTGCAGAGCCTGGTGTTCCTGGTGACCGCAGTGGTATTGGTGCTGACCATGATCTGCGTATCCACCACGATGATGGCGGTTGTGTCCGAAAGGCGTCGTGAGATCGGCCTGCGGAAGGCGCTGGGCGCCTCCGATGGCAGCATCCGGGCAGAGTTCCTGGGTGAGGGTGTGTTCCTGGGCCTGCTGGGCGGGTTGCTGGGCGGCCTGCTGGGCTTCGTGTTTGCCCAGGTGGTGAGCGTGAACGTGTTCGGCTCCTCCATCACCTTCCAGCCGCTGCTGCTGCCTGCGGCGGTGATCGTGTCCATCGCGGTGGCGGCCCTCAGCTGCCTGCAGCCGATCAAGCGCGCGGTGGCCATTGACCCGGCGATTGTGCTGAAAGATGAATAA
- a CDS encoding ABC transporter ATP-binding protein, translated as MSLLELKNISKIYGDLKALDNVSIHVDKGEWVAIMGPSGSGKSTMMNIIGCMDKPTLGEVLLDGVDIARESSKKLTDIRRDKIGLIFQQFHMVNYLTAVENVMVSQYYHSMPDEQEALEALGRVGLRERAHHLPSQLSGGEQQRVCVARALINHPELILADEPTGNLDEANENIVLDLFARLHAEGTTLIVVTHDPEVAEAAQRTIVLEHGKVAREVINENFEAQQKEWAQKHRS; from the coding sequence ATGAGTCTTCTGGAATTAAAAAACATTTCCAAGATTTACGGGGACCTGAAGGCCCTGGATAATGTAAGCATTCATGTGGATAAGGGAGAATGGGTTGCGATCATGGGGCCTTCCGGTTCCGGAAAGAGCACGATGATGAACATCATCGGCTGTATGGATAAGCCGACGCTGGGCGAGGTGCTGCTGGACGGGGTGGACATTGCCCGGGAAAGCAGCAAGAAGCTGACAGATATCCGGCGGGATAAAATCGGACTGATCTTCCAGCAGTTCCATATGGTGAACTACCTGACCGCCGTGGAGAACGTGATGGTCAGCCAGTATTACCACTCCATGCCGGATGAACAGGAAGCCCTGGAAGCCCTGGGCCGGGTCGGCCTGCGGGAACGGGCCCACCACCTGCCCAGCCAGCTGTCCGGCGGCGAACAGCAGCGCGTGTGTGTGGCACGGGCGCTGATCAACCATCCGGAGCTGATCCTGGCGGACGAACCTACCGGAAACCTGGATGAAGCCAATGAGAACATCGTGCTGGACCTGTTTGCCCGCCTGCACGCGGAGGGAACGACCCTGATTGTGGTTACACATGACCCGGAGGTTGCGGAAGCAGCCCAGCGGACCATTGTGCTGGAGCACGGCAAGGTGGCGCGGGAGGTCATCAACGAAAACTTTGAAGCGCAGCAGAAGGAATGGGCGCAAAAACACCGGAGCTGA
- a CDS encoding Fe-S-containing protein, translating to MWTATNAMIFIWAAAFLAALLALLFLLENTRVTEPYEHAAQLRKLRAGNRRRRRLAIATLVMILLFVLTLTAVKAYDTKEVVLSAPESYTVDGDRILIPTEAVNDGHLHRFEYTTEKNVTIRWIVVKKPNAATYGVGFDACEVCGNAGYYERGSQVVCKRCDVVMNINTIGFKGGCNPIPLAYEVGDGNLVFKLEDLLAGEKEFR from the coding sequence ATGTGGACGGCCACAAACGCCATGATCTTCATCTGGGCAGCTGCGTTCCTGGCCGCGTTGCTGGCGCTGCTGTTCCTGCTGGAGAACACCAGGGTGACGGAACCCTATGAGCACGCGGCACAGCTGCGCAAGCTCCGGGCGGGCAACCGGAGACGCCGCCGTCTGGCGATCGCCACGCTGGTGATGATCCTGCTGTTCGTGCTGACCCTGACCGCGGTGAAGGCCTATGACACCAAGGAAGTGGTACTGTCCGCGCCGGAAAGCTACACGGTGGACGGGGACCGTATCCTGATTCCCACGGAGGCTGTGAACGATGGTCACCTGCACCGGTTTGAATACACGACCGAGAAGAACGTGACCATCCGCTGGATTGTGGTGAAGAAGCCCAATGCCGCGACCTACGGCGTCGGCTTTGACGCCTGCGAGGTATGCGGAAACGCAGGCTATTACGAGCGGGGCAGCCAGGTGGTCTGCAAGCGCTGCGACGTGGTTATGAACATCAACACCATCGGCTTCAAGGGCGGCTGCAACCCGATTCCGCTGGCTTATGAGGTGGGAGACGGGAACCTGGTGTTCAAACTTGAGGATCTGCTTGCAGGGGAGAAGGAGTTCAGATAA
- a CDS encoding ABC transporter ATP-binding protein: protein MELRAENISRRYFRKRGEANFFEAVRPVSLILRGGEMTVLKGRSGSGKTTLLHMLAGLLNPSEGKVYLGETDLYALEDKELSRLRNKKIGVIPQGRSAVDTLTVYENILLPGMLYTGTPRTKTAECWMEALGIAELRDAMPAELSGGELRRMAIARTLTTDPDVILADEPTGDLDNENTEIVLNALKQAAKAGKAVLVVSHEDDVEDYADHVIRMDAGCFIGDDSKMQQTAGADE from the coding sequence ATGGAACTGAGAGCGGAAAACATCTCCCGCCGGTATTTCCGGAAACGGGGAGAAGCAAACTTTTTTGAGGCGGTACGCCCGGTGTCCCTGATTCTCCGGGGAGGAGAAATGACCGTGCTGAAGGGCAGGAGCGGATCGGGTAAAACCACGCTGCTGCACATGCTGGCGGGCCTGCTGAATCCCTCAGAGGGAAAGGTGTACCTGGGGGAAACGGACCTGTACGCACTGGAGGACAAAGAACTGTCCCGGCTGCGCAATAAAAAAATCGGCGTGATACCCCAGGGACGCAGCGCTGTGGATACGCTGACGGTTTATGAAAATATCCTGCTGCCGGGTATGCTGTATACCGGTACACCCCGGACGAAAACGGCGGAGTGCTGGATGGAAGCGCTGGGAATTGCCGAACTGCGGGATGCGATGCCGGCAGAGCTTTCCGGGGGCGAACTGCGCCGGATGGCCATCGCGCGGACACTGACCACTGATCCTGACGTGATCCTGGCGGACGAACCTACCGGGGACCTGGACAACGAGAATACGGAGATTGTGCTGAACGCGCTGAAACAGGCGGCAAAAGCAGGGAAAGCGGTGCTGGTCGTCAGCCATGAAGATGACGTGGAGGACTATGCGGATCATGTGATCCGCATGGACGCGGGCTGCTTCATCGGGGACGACTCCAAAATGCAGCAGACAGCGGGAGCGGACGAGTGA
- a CDS encoding metal-dependent transcriptional regulator produces MNIYESAEDYLEQILVLLEEKGYARSTDIAESLGVTKPSVSVAMKKLRENGYISMEKGGLISLTDKGYPIARRTYDRHQTLTKFFVSLGVDEAIARKDACKIEHDISEESFAAIRNRLK; encoded by the coding sequence ATGAATATATATGAATCCGCAGAGGATTATCTGGAGCAGATCCTGGTCCTGCTGGAGGAAAAGGGCTATGCCCGTTCAACGGATATTGCCGAATCTCTCGGTGTAACCAAGCCTTCCGTCAGCGTTGCCATGAAGAAGCTGCGGGAAAACGGCTATATCTCCATGGAAAAGGGCGGTCTCATTTCCCTCACCGACAAGGGCTATCCCATTGCCCGGCGGACCTATGACCGCCACCAGACCCTGACAAAGTTTTTCGTTTCCCTCGGCGTGGATGAAGCCATTGCCAGGAAAGACGCATGTAAAATTGAACACGATATTTCAGAAGAGTCCTTCGCCGCCATCCGGAACAGGCTGAAGTAA
- a CDS encoding helix-turn-helix domain-containing protein, whose translation MAESTRTTAGKRLAQQAGYFIREHSEQKFSLSGIASALFVNGNYLARVFKRETGHTLLWYHNAIRCEKAKRLLDETDLSVSEIGASVGYVSSAHFSHLFKKMTGVAPSDWRRPETDQSKDLIDLTGLM comes from the coding sequence ATGGCCGAATCAACCAGAACCACCGCCGGAAAGCGCCTTGCGCAGCAGGCGGGATATTTTATCCGGGAGCACAGCGAGCAGAAGTTCTCCCTCTCCGGGATTGCTTCGGCGCTCTTTGTAAATGGAAATTACCTGGCCCGGGTCTTCAAGCGGGAAACCGGACACACGCTGCTTTGGTATCACAACGCCATCCGTTGCGAAAAGGCGAAACGCCTGCTGGACGAGACCGATCTGTCCGTTTCGGAAATCGGCGCATCCGTAGGCTATGTTTCCTCCGCTCATTTTTCCCACCTGTTCAAGAAGATGACCGGCGTCGCGCCCAGTGACTGGCGCAGGCCGGAAACAGACCAGTCAAAAGATTTGATTGATTTAACCGGCCTGATGTGA
- a CDS encoding ABC transporter permease, whose translation MLLRMIRGVLFHQKGKMLLIAFTIALGASLATGMLNVMMDVGDKVNQELKNYGANIVVKPKDSSLLSDIYDVGEGGEELNTAWLNEGDLGKIKTIFWAFNIVDFAPFLDTQAVLPDGSAVKLNGSWFNHHLSLPTGEELDAGVVGMRSWWDVTDGRWLDEKDENANAEIMAGMTVAQAQGWKAGDTVTLRGSKGEKTVTVAGIYDAGGDEDEQIFGTLALVQELTDRAGKVASVEVSAITTPDNELARRAARNPAALSGRDYETWYCTAYVSAICYQIQEAIPGSVAAAVRKVAEGEGAILEKTQLLMILITALSLIGSALGISNLVTASVMERAKEIGLLKAIGARDHSITGVIMTEILVTALIGGAAGYFMGFGFAQLIGRSVFGAAVEMKPAVVPIVAGLVALVTLAGSLPAIRTVLRLKPAEVLHGGK comes from the coding sequence ATGCTGTTGCGGATGATTCGCGGCGTCCTGTTCCATCAGAAGGGGAAAATGCTGCTGATCGCGTTCACGATCGCGCTGGGGGCCAGCTTGGCCACGGGCATGCTGAACGTGATGATGGACGTCGGAGACAAGGTTAACCAGGAACTGAAGAATTACGGCGCCAATATCGTGGTGAAACCGAAGGATTCCTCCCTGCTGTCTGACATCTATGACGTGGGAGAAGGCGGCGAGGAGCTGAATACAGCCTGGCTGAACGAAGGGGACCTGGGCAAGATCAAGACGATCTTCTGGGCGTTCAACATTGTGGACTTCGCCCCCTTCCTGGACACCCAGGCCGTACTGCCGGACGGCAGCGCGGTGAAGCTGAACGGAAGCTGGTTCAACCACCATCTGTCCCTCCCGACAGGCGAGGAACTGGACGCCGGCGTGGTCGGCATGCGCTCCTGGTGGGACGTGACGGACGGACGCTGGCTGGATGAAAAGGACGAAAACGCCAACGCGGAGATCATGGCCGGTATGACAGTGGCACAGGCCCAGGGATGGAAAGCGGGAGACACTGTAACGCTGCGGGGCAGCAAGGGTGAAAAGACCGTGACCGTTGCCGGCATCTATGACGCAGGCGGAGACGAGGACGAGCAGATTTTCGGCACGCTGGCCCTGGTGCAGGAACTGACTGACCGGGCAGGCAAGGTGGCCTCGGTGGAGGTTTCCGCCATTACCACGCCGGACAACGAGCTGGCACGCCGGGCGGCACGGAACCCGGCGGCACTTTCCGGCCGGGATTATGAAACCTGGTACTGCACGGCCTATGTGAGCGCGATCTGCTACCAGATCCAGGAAGCTATTCCGGGATCCGTGGCCGCCGCGGTCCGCAAGGTGGCGGAAGGCGAAGGCGCGATCCTGGAGAAAACCCAGCTCCTGATGATCCTGATTACAGCGCTGAGCCTGATCGGCTCCGCCCTGGGCATCAGCAACCTGGTGACAGCCAGCGTGATGGAACGGGCGAAGGAAATCGGCCTGCTGAAGGCCATCGGCGCACGGGATCATTCCATCACGGGCGTTATCATGACGGAAATCCTGGTCACGGCGCTGATCGGCGGCGCGGCAGGATACTTTATGGGCTTCGGATTTGCCCAGCTGATCGGCCGGAGTGTGTTCGGCGCGGCGGTGGAAATGAAACCGGCGGTGGTTCCGATCGTGGCGGGCCTGGTTGCCCTGGTGACGCTGGCGGGCAGCCTGCCGGCAATCCGGACGGTGCTCAGGCTGAAACCGGCCGAAGTGCTTCATGGAGGGAAATGA
- a CDS encoding ABC transporter permease translates to MKRFSPVFRNLTRKPGRTTALILLTAFLSLSLFAGTMVVSSLRRGLSSMENRLGADIIVVPAEAESKSSLKNMLLQGTIGTFYMDASAVEKVRETEGVQKASAQVFLSSMKADCCSVKVQIIGFDPENDFVVQPWIAESLNRPLGDMEIVVGCRVATDVGEIFRIYDQRCLVAARLAATGTGLDTAVYCNMNTMHALLRAAEEKGISHKIDTGNDAEVVSAIYVRTLPGADVGLVNNRLNGKIRKATAVRTTGMLTEVSDSLGGVSRTVAVLIAAVWILALVILFIAFAMMVNERRRELAVYRLVGMSRNMLSGMILKETALCSLAGAVCGVLLGALAVFPFTTLIETSLKLPYLAPGAGTVAACAALAIAVTVAAGCAASLHTASKLSRVDPGSTLREGA, encoded by the coding sequence ATGAAACGTTTTTCACCGGTGTTCCGGAACCTGACCAGGAAGCCCGGACGGACAACGGCCCTGATCCTGCTGACGGCCTTCCTGTCACTGTCGCTGTTTGCCGGCACGATGGTAGTTTCCTCCCTGCGCAGGGGACTCAGCAGCATGGAGAACCGCCTGGGCGCGGATATTATCGTGGTTCCCGCGGAAGCGGAATCCAAATCAAGCCTTAAGAACATGCTGCTTCAGGGAACCATCGGCACCTTCTACATGGACGCTTCGGCGGTGGAGAAGGTACGGGAAACGGAGGGCGTCCAGAAGGCGTCCGCCCAGGTTTTCCTTTCCTCGATGAAGGCGGACTGCTGCTCCGTGAAGGTGCAGATTATCGGCTTTGATCCGGAAAACGACTTTGTGGTGCAGCCCTGGATCGCCGAAAGCCTGAATAGGCCTCTGGGCGACATGGAGATCGTGGTCGGCTGCCGGGTGGCAACGGACGTGGGGGAAATCTTCCGCATCTATGACCAGCGGTGCCTGGTGGCCGCACGGCTGGCGGCGACGGGCACGGGCCTGGATACTGCGGTGTACTGCAACATGAACACCATGCACGCGCTGCTGCGGGCGGCGGAGGAAAAAGGCATCAGCCACAAAATTGACACCGGAAACGACGCGGAAGTGGTTTCCGCTATTTATGTCCGCACCCTGCCCGGAGCGGATGTCGGCCTGGTCAACAACCGGCTGAACGGAAAGATCCGGAAGGCGACCGCCGTCAGGACCACCGGCATGCTCACGGAAGTATCGGACAGCCTGGGCGGCGTGTCCAGGACAGTGGCTGTGCTGATCGCGGCGGTATGGATCCTGGCGCTGGTGATCCTGTTTATCGCTTTTGCCATGATGGTGAACGAGCGGCGACGGGAGCTGGCGGTATACCGCCTGGTGGGCATGAGCCGGAACATGCTGTCCGGCATGATTCTGAAAGAAACAGCCCTGTGCAGCCTGGCAGGGGCAGTCTGCGGCGTGCTGCTGGGGGCGCTGGCGGTTTTCCCTTTCACAACCCTGATTGAAACAAGCCTGAAGCTGCCCTACCTGGCACCGGGCGCGGGAACGGTGGCGGCCTGTGCGGCGCTCGCGATCGCGGTAACGGTGGCTGCCGGATGCGCGGCAAGCCTGCATACAGCTTCAAAGCTGAGCCGGGTGGATCCGGGCAGCACGCTGAGGGAGGGCGCCTGA
- a CDS encoding DUF4418 family protein — protein sequence MKKNLFAILLLVLAAIIATGSVTVLGPCVHEDGSKGPCADAGRALLIDGCVTAVLAILIMLLKRRGVRLVLFAAALCAAVIGILLPGVLMPLCKMDTMHCRAVMQPSMIILSGAAAVSALIGIITERSRKA from the coding sequence ATGAAAAAGAATCTTTTTGCGATCCTGCTCCTGGTGCTTGCCGCAATCATAGCCACGGGATCCGTGACAGTGCTCGGCCCCTGCGTCCATGAGGACGGGAGCAAAGGCCCCTGCGCAGACGCGGGAAGAGCCCTGCTGATCGACGGATGCGTGACAGCTGTTCTCGCAATCCTGATTATGCTGCTGAAAAGACGCGGCGTCCGGCTGGTGCTGTTCGCGGCAGCCCTGTGCGCCGCGGTCATCGGTATCCTGCTGCCGGGCGTGCTGATGCCCCTGTGCAAAATGGACACAATGCACTGCCGCGCGGTAATGCAGCCCTCCATGATTATTCTTTCCGGAGCGGCGGCAGTATCGGCACTGATCGGGATCATTACAGAACGGAGCAGGAAAGCATGA
- a CDS encoding DUF3793 family protein, whose product MSDETLIRYGAPTLAAIKTGSLFNCPFSSREEMNASLRAVNKCLLQKGVCVLPLRYKDGKALVYLYRPLMLEQDLRDPVALDILREAGYPGEKPGACIGWLIRRLKEYDTFPHEIGLFLGYPAVDVRGFIRQGECKCTGLWKVYESDEVQAQRIFARCRHCTKTYLQRKKEGWDLSRLAIQPGQFSYSEAERLERKETA is encoded by the coding sequence ATGTCCGACGAAACCCTGATACGCTACGGTGCCCCGACGCTGGCTGCCATTAAAACAGGCAGTCTTTTCAACTGCCCGTTCAGCAGCAGGGAAGAGATGAACGCGAGCCTGCGGGCGGTGAACAAATGCCTCCTGCAGAAGGGCGTGTGCGTGCTTCCCCTGCGATACAAGGACGGAAAAGCACTGGTTTATCTTTACCGTCCCCTTATGCTGGAACAGGACCTGCGGGATCCGGTGGCCCTGGATATCCTGCGGGAAGCAGGTTATCCGGGAGAAAAGCCCGGGGCCTGCATCGGCTGGCTGATCCGGCGGCTGAAGGAATATGATACTTTTCCGCACGAAATCGGGTTGTTCCTGGGCTATCCCGCTGTAGACGTGCGGGGATTTATCCGGCAGGGAGAATGCAAGTGTACCGGCCTCTGGAAGGTTTATGAAAGCGATGAGGTCCAGGCACAGCGGATTTTCGCCCGGTGCAGGCACTGCACAAAGACATACCTGCAGCGCAAAAAGGAAGGATGGGACCTGTCGAGGCTGGCAATCCAGCCGGGACAGTTTTCATACAGTGAAGCCGAAAGGCTGGAAAGGAAGGAAACTGCATGA
- a CDS encoding FTR1 family iron permease, producing the protein MRKALRPVLWLLLILSLMAQVLPALGEGGSTRWADASDEIDKYLDTAFEDYLAGDAGTAYNNVNDAYFRVYETTGFERQTMSYISGVRKNAVEMQFSACKAAVKKENTDQETIVSVRGALLKLKAMIREDGNKLAAQQGGVQSENKFYKNGEPVSADPYPEYSPDPNAAAKYASWYEAASLTKELLDTAYLAYLDKDFEAADDNLNTAYYSVYEESGLSHKIYTELGVKDRRETEKQFAELRTLVSAGNEKYQKNKYRTTSDKTKQVLLKKAKTLDEKAAAEKGTTEAAAEEAATETAEEAQSSPQWLTFLGAFGIIVREGLEAILVIAAIIAYLVKSGNGKSLKNVYIGALAGILASFAAAAVLYFVKQAVAGAGMAQELIEGVTALIAVCVLFYVSNWMISKAEAAAWTGYIDSKVRSGVEKRSAFTLAFTAFLSVFREGAEVVLFYQPMLQEGNAGMVWAGFGAGVVILVFVYLAITKLSIKLPIKVFFTATSILMAVMCVSFLGSGIKELAEGNLFDLTLRVPGIPENDVIQIFGIYPYLETLVPQLILAIILLVTFMIAHYRGRLAAQRKELTAAQQ; encoded by the coding sequence ATGAGGAAAGCCCTTCGGCCCGTGTTGTGGCTGCTGCTGATATTGTCCCTGATGGCGCAGGTTCTTCCCGCCCTGGGCGAGGGAGGCAGCACCCGCTGGGCTGACGCGTCAGACGAAATTGACAAATACCTGGATACTGCTTTTGAAGACTATCTGGCAGGCGACGCGGGAACGGCGTACAACAACGTGAACGACGCCTACTTCCGGGTATACGAAACCACCGGTTTTGAACGCCAGACCATGAGCTACATCTCCGGCGTGCGCAAGAACGCGGTGGAAATGCAGTTCTCCGCCTGCAAGGCGGCGGTGAAAAAGGAAAACACGGATCAGGAAACGATCGTTTCCGTCCGCGGCGCCCTGCTCAAGCTGAAAGCCATGATCCGCGAGGACGGCAACAAGCTGGCTGCGCAGCAGGGCGGCGTGCAGAGCGAAAACAAGTTCTATAAGAACGGAGAACCGGTTTCCGCGGATCCCTATCCCGAGTATTCCCCCGACCCGAACGCCGCGGCAAAATACGCCAGCTGGTACGAAGCGGCGAGCCTGACCAAGGAACTGCTGGATACGGCCTACCTGGCTTACCTGGACAAGGACTTTGAAGCGGCGGATGACAACCTGAACACCGCCTACTACAGCGTATACGAAGAATCCGGACTGTCCCACAAAATCTACACGGAGCTGGGTGTCAAAGACCGCCGGGAGACGGAAAAGCAGTTCGCGGAACTGCGGACCCTGGTCAGCGCCGGAAACGAAAAGTATCAGAAGAACAAATACCGCACGACCAGCGACAAGACCAAGCAGGTGCTGCTGAAGAAAGCAAAGACGCTGGACGAAAAGGCGGCCGCGGAAAAAGGAACAACGGAAGCGGCGGCAGAAGAAGCTGCGACAGAAACAGCGGAAGAGGCGCAAAGCAGTCCGCAGTGGCTGACCTTCCTGGGTGCCTTCGGCATCATCGTCCGGGAAGGCCTGGAGGCGATCCTGGTTATCGCGGCAATCATTGCCTACCTTGTCAAGAGCGGTAACGGAAAGAGCCTGAAGAACGTGTACATCGGCGCCCTGGCCGGTATCCTGGCAAGCTTCGCTGCAGCGGCCGTGCTTTACTTTGTAAAGCAGGCGGTTGCGGGCGCCGGTATGGCACAGGAGCTGATTGAAGGCGTCACCGCCCTGATCGCTGTGTGCGTCCTGTTCTATGTTTCCAACTGGATGATCTCCAAGGCGGAAGCAGCAGCCTGGACTGGCTATATCGACAGCAAGGTGCGCTCCGGCGTAGAGAAACGCTCCGCCTTCACCCTGGCCTTTACCGCGTTCCTGTCCGTATTCCGGGAAGGCGCGGAAGTGGTGCTGTTCTACCAGCCGATGCTGCAGGAGGGCAACGCGGGTATGGTTTGGGCCGGCTTCGGCGCGGGCGTGGTAATCCTGGTGTTTGTCTACCTGGCCATTACCAAGCTGTCCATCAAGCTGCCGATCAAAGTGTTTTTCACCGCCACCAGCATTCTCATGGCTGTGATGTGCGTCAGCTTCCTGGGAAGCGGCATCAAGGAACTGGCGGAAGGCAACCTGTTTGACCTGACGCTCCGGGTGCCCGGCATTCCTGAAAACGATGTAATCCAGATCTTCGGCATCTATCCGTATCTGGAAACACTGGTGCCGCAGCTGATCCTGGCCATCATCCTGCTGGTAACCTTCATGATCGCCCATTACCGGGGCAGACTGGCAGCCCAGCGCAAGGAACTGACAGCTGCCCAGCAATAA
- a CDS encoding iron transporter yields MKKLLSLVLAVMMLFSLSAVAMAEEEAGFDEFELGVEGEQEVGFMTMAMVYFQPVDMAPVDQATAKENTDLHIEVDLTANENGYAFPVDQWVPYLTIDFVIRDTEGKEVTSGSMMPMAASDGPHYGNNIKLADGEYSITLYIKSPAENGYLLHVDSETGVDAKDGFWTEPLEATWTGWKFVKQW; encoded by the coding sequence ATGAAAAAACTGCTTTCTCTGGTTCTGGCTGTTATGATGCTGTTCTCCCTGTCTGCCGTCGCGATGGCGGAAGAAGAAGCCGGTTTCGATGAATTCGAACTGGGCGTTGAAGGTGAACAGGAAGTTGGCTTCATGACCATGGCTATGGTTTACTTCCAGCCCGTTGATATGGCTCCCGTTGATCAGGCGACCGCCAAGGAAAACACGGACCTGCACATCGAAGTGGACCTGACCGCCAACGAGAACGGCTATGCCTTCCCGGTGGACCAGTGGGTGCCCTACCTGACCATTGACTTCGTGATCCGCGACACCGAAGGCAAGGAAGTAACCTCCGGTTCCATGATGCCCATGGCGGCTTCCGACGGCCCCCACTACGGCAACAACATCAAGCTGGCCGACGGCGAGTACAGCATCACCCTGTACATTAAGAGCCCGGCTGAAAACGGCTATCTGCTGCATGTTGACTCCGAGACCGGCGTCGATGCCAAGGACGGTTTCTGGACCGAGCCCCTGGAAGCGACCTGGACCGGCTGGAAGTTCGTCAAGCAGTGGTAA